In Aptenodytes patagonicus chromosome 6, bAptPat1.pri.cur, whole genome shotgun sequence, one genomic interval encodes:
- the ASB1 gene encoding ankyrin repeat and SOCS box protein 1 has protein sequence MAEGGPPGGGDPPAASGGQAGRNLKEWLREQFCDHPIEHCEDTRLHDAAYVGDLPTLKSLLQEESFQSRINEKSVWCCGWLPCTPLRIAATAGHGPCVDFLLRKGAEIDLVDVKGQTALYVAVVNGHLECAKILLEAGADPNGSRHHRSTPVYHAARVGRADILRELIRYGADVDVNHHLTSRVPSLSLRPLTTLVVCPLYISAAYHNLQCFQLLLQAGANPDFNCCGPINIQGFSRGSPVCVMDAVLRHGCEAAFVHLLIDFGANLNLVKVEALGVESTGRVKVNPEALQVFKEARGRTRSLLSLCRIAVRRILGKSRLDLIHVLPIPDPIKQFLLHEHS, from the exons ATGGCGGAGGGCGgcccccccggcggcggggacCCGCCTGCCGCCTCAGGCGGGCAGGCAG GTCGTAACCTGAAGGAGTGGCTGCGGGAGCAGTTTTGCGACCACCCCATCGAGCACTGCGAGGACACCCGGCTGCACGATGCGGCCTACGTGGGGGACCTGCCCACCCTCAAGAGCTTGCTGCAAGAGGAGAGCTTCCAAAG CCGTATCAACGAGAAGTCAGTGTGGTGCTGCGGCTGGCTGCCCTGCACGCCGCTGCGCATCGCCGCCACTGCTGGCCACGGCCCCTGCGTCGACTTCCTCCTCCGCAAAGGGGCCGAGATCGACTTGGTGGACGTGAAGGGGCAGACCGCCCTCTACGTGGCTGTGGTCAACGGGCACCTCGAGTGTGCcaagatcctcctggaagctgggGCTGACCCCAATGGCAGCCGGCACCACCGCAGCACCCCTGTCTACCACGCGGCACGTGTGGGCCGGGCAGACATCCTCCGGGAGCTGATCAG GTACGGCGCAGACGTGGACGTGAATCACCACCTCACTTCCCGGGTCCCTAGCCTCTCCCTGCGACCCCTCACCACGCTGGTGGTCTGCCCACTGTACATCAGCGCCGCCTACCACAACCTCCAgtgcttccagctgctgctccaggcaggagcCAACCCGGATTTTAACTGCTGCGGGCCCATCAACATCCAAGGCTTCTCCCGGGGCTCCCCAGTGTGTGTGATGGACGCTGTCCTGCGGCATGGCTGTGAAGCAGCATTCGTCCACCTCTTGATTGACTTTGGAGCCAATCTGAACCTGGTGAAAGTGGAGGCCTTGGGAGTTGAATCCACGGGAAGGGTCAAAGTCAACCCTGAGGCTCTGCAGGTGTTCAAAGAAGCAAGGG GCCGCACCCGGAGCCTCTTGTCTCTCTGCCGCATAGCTGTACGAAGAATACTTGGCAAATCTCGTCTGGATCTGATCCATGTCCTTCCAATCCCAGACCCCATTAAACAATTTTTACTTCATGAACACAGTTAA